In the Streptomyces sp. 840.1 genome, one interval contains:
- a CDS encoding phosphotransferase family protein translates to MSPVHPPGLDLDRLRGHLDRERPGLVNGPLDARLIEGGRSNLTYIVTDGTGHWVVRRPPLGHVLATAHDMKREHRVISALHPTAVPVPETLLLCEDDSVIGSPFYVMEYVEGTPYRTAEQLAPLGAERTRAAVLGLVDTLVELHAVDPQAVGLGDFGRPEGFLDRQLRRWGKQLDASRNRELAGIDELHAALGRELPVSPAPTVVHGDYRLDNVLIGPDDRIRAVLDWEMSTLGDPLTDLGLLVMYSSDLGLPQSPVSTTSGAAGHPSPAELIERYAARSGRDTSAISWYTAFAWFKLAVILEGIHYRYTLGQTVGGGFDRIGDLVPVFIAHGLTTLQEG, encoded by the coding sequence ATGAGCCCAGTCCACCCGCCAGGCCTCGACCTCGACCGGTTGCGCGGCCATCTCGACCGCGAACGGCCGGGCCTGGTGAACGGACCGCTCGACGCCCGGCTGATCGAGGGCGGGCGTTCGAACCTGACGTACATCGTCACGGACGGCACCGGCCACTGGGTCGTCCGGCGCCCGCCGCTGGGTCATGTGCTGGCCACCGCGCACGACATGAAGCGCGAGCACCGGGTGATCAGCGCACTGCACCCGACGGCCGTCCCGGTCCCCGAGACGCTGCTGCTCTGCGAGGACGACTCCGTCATCGGATCGCCGTTCTACGTCATGGAGTACGTCGAGGGCACCCCGTACCGCACGGCGGAACAGCTCGCCCCGCTCGGCGCCGAACGCACCCGCGCGGCCGTGCTCGGCCTGGTGGACACCCTGGTCGAACTGCACGCCGTGGACCCGCAGGCCGTCGGGCTCGGCGACTTCGGGCGCCCCGAGGGCTTCCTGGACCGGCAGCTGCGGCGCTGGGGCAAGCAGCTGGACGCCTCCCGCAACCGTGAACTGGCGGGCATCGACGAGCTGCACGCGGCGCTCGGCCGCGAACTCCCCGTCTCCCCCGCACCGACGGTGGTGCACGGCGACTACCGCCTGGACAACGTCCTGATCGGCCCCGACGACCGGATCAGGGCCGTACTCGACTGGGAGATGTCCACGCTGGGTGACCCGCTCACCGACCTCGGCCTGCTGGTGATGTACAGCTCCGACCTCGGCCTGCCCCAGTCACCGGTCTCCACCACCAGTGGCGCGGCCGGCCACCCCTCCCCCGCCGAACTGATCGAGCGCTACGCCGCCCGCTCCGGCCGGGACACCTCCGCCATCTCCTGGTACACGGCCTTCGCCTGGTTCAAGCTCGCCGTGATCCTGGAGGGCATCCACTACCGCTACACGCTGGGCCAGACCGTCGGCGGCGGCTTCGACCGCATCGGCGACCTCGTCCCCGTCTTCATCGCGCACGGCCTCACCACCCTCCAGGAAGGCTGA
- a CDS encoding glucarate dehydratase family protein — translation MDTALLIEEVRLTPILIADPPLLNTQGVHQPYTPRLVVEVVTRGGVTGIGETYGDGKYLELAEPLATALVGRPVSDLNGLFALADEVCADSRAADERVDAGGLRGVQTADKLRLSVVSGFEVACLDALGKSLGLPVHALLGGKVRDTVEYSAYLFYRWAEHPAGGERDDWGAAVDPAGVVAQARRFARDYGFSSFKLKGGVFPPDQEIAAVRALAEAFPGRPLRLDPNGAWSVETSLYVAEQLKGVLEYLEDPAAGTALMAEVAAGTDVPLATNMCVTTLAEVPEAFANDAVQVILSDHHYWGGLHRTRELAGICRTFGVGLSMHSNTHLGISLAAMTHVAATVPNLDYACDSHYPWQTEDVITARHVFEDGRLTVSDAPGLGVELDRDRLAELHRRWLDDDSTMRERDDAAAMRKAEPGWRTPSIPRW, via the coding sequence ATGGATACAGCGTTGTTGATCGAAGAAGTCCGGCTCACCCCGATCCTCATTGCCGACCCGCCGCTCCTCAACACCCAGGGCGTCCACCAGCCCTACACCCCGCGCCTTGTCGTGGAGGTCGTCACCCGCGGCGGAGTGACCGGCATCGGGGAGACGTACGGCGACGGCAAGTACCTCGAACTGGCCGAGCCGCTCGCCACCGCCCTGGTGGGCCGCCCGGTCAGCGATCTGAACGGCCTCTTCGCCCTCGCCGACGAGGTGTGCGCGGATTCACGCGCCGCCGACGAGCGGGTCGACGCGGGCGGACTGCGCGGCGTGCAGACCGCGGACAAGCTGCGGCTCTCGGTGGTGTCCGGCTTCGAGGTGGCCTGTCTGGACGCGCTGGGCAAGTCGCTCGGCCTGCCGGTGCACGCGCTGCTCGGCGGCAAGGTGCGCGACACCGTCGAGTACAGCGCCTACCTCTTCTACCGCTGGGCCGAGCACCCGGCGGGCGGCGAGCGCGACGACTGGGGAGCGGCCGTCGACCCGGCCGGAGTCGTCGCCCAGGCGCGGCGGTTCGCCCGCGACTACGGCTTCTCCTCCTTCAAGCTGAAGGGCGGCGTCTTCCCGCCCGACCAGGAGATCGCCGCGGTCCGCGCACTGGCCGAGGCGTTCCCCGGCCGGCCACTGCGTCTCGACCCCAACGGCGCCTGGTCCGTCGAGACCTCGCTGTACGTCGCCGAGCAGCTCAAGGGCGTACTCGAATACCTGGAGGACCCGGCGGCCGGTACCGCGCTGATGGCCGAGGTCGCGGCCGGCACCGACGTACCGCTGGCCACCAACATGTGCGTCACCACCCTCGCGGAGGTCCCCGAGGCCTTCGCGAACGACGCCGTCCAGGTCATCCTCTCCGACCACCACTACTGGGGCGGCCTGCACCGCACCCGTGAACTCGCCGGGATCTGCCGCACCTTCGGCGTCGGGCTCTCCATGCACTCCAACACCCACCTCGGGATCAGCCTCGCCGCCATGACCCACGTCGCGGCCACCGTCCCCAACCTCGACTACGCCTGCGACAGCCACTACCCCTGGCAGACCGAGGACGTCATCACCGCCCGCCACGTCTTCGAGGACGGCAGGCTCACCGTCTCCGACGCCCCGGGCCTCGGGGTGGAACTGGACCGGGACCGCCTGGCGGAACTGCACCGCCGCTGGCTCGACGACGACAGCACGATGCGCGAGCGCGACGACGCCGCCGCGATGCGCAAGGCCGAGCCCGGGTGGCGGACGCCGTCGATCCCGCGCTGGTGA
- a CDS encoding NADP-dependent oxidoreductase, producing the protein MKAISYSGYGDADVLEYGERPDPKVGPDTVLVKVRAAAVNPVDRQARQGNLDAALDTVFPVIPGWDVSGVVVQPGVAVDEFAVGDEVIGYVREDFLSRGTFAEYVAAPVRTLARKPLSLSFEEAAGLPLAGLTAYQVLHRSLRIRNGDTVLVHAAAGGVGSLAVQLARHAGCRVIGTASAHNHDHLRQLGAEPVEYGDGLVDRLRALAPDGIDAAFDTVGGDALRASAETLAPDGRLTSIVDSEVFSYGGKYAFVRPDAKDLAHLAELAERGIVTVHVDRVFPLEQTAEAHRLNAQGRTRGKIVVTVDWES; encoded by the coding sequence ATGAAGGCGATCAGCTACAGCGGATACGGCGATGCCGACGTCCTGGAGTACGGCGAGCGGCCCGACCCCAAGGTCGGCCCCGACACCGTCCTGGTGAAGGTGCGGGCCGCCGCGGTCAACCCGGTGGACCGGCAGGCGCGGCAGGGGAACCTGGACGCCGCCCTCGACACGGTCTTCCCGGTGATCCCCGGCTGGGACGTCTCCGGGGTCGTCGTGCAGCCCGGCGTCGCCGTCGACGAGTTCGCCGTCGGCGACGAGGTCATCGGGTACGTGCGGGAGGACTTCCTCAGCCGCGGCACCTTCGCGGAGTACGTCGCCGCGCCCGTGCGCACACTCGCCCGCAAACCGCTGAGCCTGAGCTTCGAGGAGGCCGCCGGTCTGCCGCTGGCCGGCCTCACCGCCTACCAGGTGCTCCACCGCTCGCTGCGGATCCGCAACGGGGACACCGTCCTGGTGCACGCGGCGGCGGGCGGGGTCGGCTCGCTGGCCGTCCAGCTCGCCCGCCACGCGGGCTGCCGGGTCATCGGCACCGCGAGCGCCCACAACCACGATCACCTCCGGCAGCTCGGCGCGGAGCCCGTGGAGTACGGGGACGGGCTGGTGGACCGGCTGCGGGCGCTGGCCCCGGACGGGATCGACGCCGCCTTCGACACGGTGGGCGGCGACGCGCTGCGGGCCTCCGCCGAGACGCTCGCGCCGGACGGGCGGCTGACCTCCATCGTGGACAGCGAGGTGTTCTCGTACGGCGGCAAGTACGCCTTCGTGCGGCCCGACGCGAAGGACCTCGCCCATCTGGCCGAACTGGCCGAGCGTGGCATCGTCACGGTCCACGTCGACCGGGTCTTCCCGCTGGAGCAGACGGCCGAGGCGCACCGGCTCAACGCCCAGGGGCGCACCCGGGGGAAGATCGTCGTCACGGTGGACTGGGAGAGCTGA
- a CDS encoding DUF202 domain-containing protein, with the protein MTATERDPGLQPERTRLAWRRTTLSCTVVALLAGKQALHGGAGPAGIVALSLSVFAWLGFLRVANRRVQGMGTARPRPLGARAALAAAGCTVALAVFAAAMLF; encoded by the coding sequence GTGACCGCGACGGAACGCGATCCCGGGCTCCAGCCGGAGCGGACCAGGCTGGCCTGGCGGCGCACCACGCTGTCGTGCACGGTGGTGGCGCTGCTGGCGGGCAAGCAGGCGCTGCACGGCGGGGCGGGCCCGGCGGGGATCGTCGCGCTGTCCCTGAGCGTGTTCGCCTGGCTGGGGTTCCTGCGGGTGGCGAACCGCCGGGTGCAGGGGATGGGTACCGCGCGGCCGCGCCCGCTCGGTGCGCGCGCGGCGCTGGCGGCGGCGGGGTGCACGGTCGCGCTGGCCGTGTTCGCGGCGGCCATGCTGTTCTGA
- a CDS encoding YidH family protein → MNEFVQSLRLWFAPQRIREEGDTPDYRFSLANERTFLAWIRTALALIGGGFAVDQFLPELSWGVRAGLALALLAAGVLCALRAVNHWVRCERAMRRGEDLPVSRFPTLLSLAVAVVAVAMVVVVLFGWEGR, encoded by the coding sequence GTGAACGAATTCGTACAGAGTCTGCGGCTGTGGTTCGCGCCGCAGCGAATCCGCGAAGAGGGCGACACCCCCGACTACCGCTTCTCCCTCGCCAACGAGCGGACCTTCCTCGCCTGGATCCGGACGGCGCTGGCGCTGATCGGCGGCGGATTCGCGGTCGACCAGTTCCTGCCCGAACTGTCCTGGGGCGTGCGCGCCGGCCTGGCGCTGGCGCTGCTCGCCGCCGGGGTGCTGTGCGCGCTGCGGGCCGTCAACCACTGGGTGCGGTGCGAGCGGGCGATGCGGCGCGGCGAGGACCTGCCGGTGTCCCGGTTCCCGACGCTGCTGAGTCTCGCGGTCGCGGTGGTGGCCGTGGCGATGGTGGTGGTGGTCCTGTTCGGCTGGGAGGGGCGGTGA
- a CDS encoding NUDIX hydrolase gives MTPSDELLDIVDENDEVVGQATRGEATARGLRHRCAFIEARDADGRIFVHRRTATKLVFPSHYDMFVGGVVGAGESYDEAALREAEEELGVTGLPRPEPLFKFLYEGGGHTWWSYVYRVRCELPVKPQVEEVAWHTFLTDDELERRLGDWPWVPDGIEAYRRLRAFREAS, from the coding sequence ATGACACCTTCTGACGAGCTCCTGGACATCGTCGACGAGAACGACGAGGTCGTCGGGCAGGCCACGCGCGGCGAGGCGACCGCGCGCGGCCTGCGCCACCGCTGCGCGTTTATCGAGGCCCGGGACGCCGACGGCCGGATCTTCGTGCACCGCAGGACCGCCACGAAGCTGGTCTTCCCGTCCCACTACGACATGTTCGTCGGCGGGGTGGTCGGTGCGGGCGAGAGCTACGACGAGGCGGCGCTGCGGGAGGCCGAGGAGGAGCTGGGTGTCACCGGGCTCCCCCGCCCCGAGCCGCTCTTCAAGTTCCTCTACGAGGGCGGCGGGCACACCTGGTGGTCCTACGTGTACCGGGTCCGGTGCGAGCTGCCGGTGAAGCCGCAGGTGGAAGAGGTCGCCTGGCACACCTTCCTCACCGACGACGAGCTGGAGCGGCGGCTCGGCGACTGGCCGTGGGTGCCGGACGGCATCGAGGCGTACCGACGGCTTCGGGCGTTCCGCGAAGCATCCTGA
- a CDS encoding glucose 1-dehydrogenase, protein MTEKNNLSDRTVVITGAARGLGAEAARLAVAGGANVVITDVLDEEGAATAAGLGPKARFVHHDVTSEEDWQRVAAFALAEFGRIDGLVNNAGVSTGQPLESETVEHFRKVIDINLTAVFIGMKTVIPLMKENGGGSIVNISSAAGLMGLALTSSYGASKWGVRGLTKVGAVELGTAKVRVNSVHPGMVYTPMTASVGIQQGDGNYPNTPMGRVGEAGEIAEAVVFLLSDAASYITGAELAVDGGWTTGPTVKYVMGQ, encoded by the coding sequence ATGACCGAGAAGAACAACCTCAGTGACCGGACCGTCGTCATCACCGGCGCCGCGCGCGGCCTCGGCGCCGAGGCCGCGCGCCTCGCCGTGGCCGGCGGCGCGAACGTGGTGATCACCGACGTGCTGGACGAGGAGGGCGCGGCCACCGCGGCGGGGCTCGGCCCGAAGGCCCGCTTCGTGCACCACGACGTGACCTCCGAGGAGGACTGGCAGCGCGTGGCCGCCTTCGCCCTCGCCGAGTTCGGCCGGATCGACGGCCTGGTCAACAACGCCGGGGTCTCCACCGGGCAGCCGCTGGAGAGCGAGACGGTCGAGCACTTCCGCAAGGTCATCGACATCAACCTGACGGCCGTCTTCATCGGCATGAAGACGGTGATCCCGCTGATGAAGGAGAACGGCGGCGGCTCGATCGTCAACATCTCCTCGGCCGCCGGGCTGATGGGCCTGGCCCTGACCTCCAGCTACGGCGCGTCCAAATGGGGCGTGCGCGGGCTGACCAAGGTCGGCGCGGTGGAGCTCGGCACGGCGAAGGTGCGGGTGAACTCGGTGCACCCCGGCATGGTCTACACGCCGATGACCGCCTCCGTCGGCATCCAGCAGGGCGACGGCAACTACCCCAACACTCCGATGGGCCGGGTCGGCGAGGCCGGCGAGATCGCCGAGGCCGTCGTCTTCCTGCTCTCGGACGCCGCCTCCTACATCACCGGCGCCGAACTCGCCGTGGACGGCGGCTGGACCACGGGCCCGACCGTCAAGTACGTCATGGGGCAGTGA
- a CDS encoding TetR/AcrR family transcriptional regulator → MARTSGQSGQETRDKLIRAAEEIFAAQGTDGAQLRDIVRLAGQSNPSAVQYHFGSRAGLLDAVMAGRQARTEQVVAPLLDALAEDCGVRELLTALVTAEASLLTDDRGRRCLRVSAQLSHETGLRTGRLHPALDGTAYGRLIGRIGDRLDALAEPVRLERLDLALTLIGAALADRARQGLDGTEPLTGQELFLADLVGTTTAFLHAPAPHGA, encoded by the coding sequence ATGGCGAGAACGTCAGGACAGTCAGGACAAGAGACCAGGGACAAGCTGATCCGCGCGGCCGAGGAGATCTTCGCCGCACAGGGTACGGACGGCGCCCAGCTGCGGGACATCGTCCGGCTGGCGGGGCAGAGCAATCCGTCGGCGGTCCAGTACCACTTCGGCTCCCGCGCAGGGCTGCTCGACGCGGTGATGGCGGGCCGCCAGGCCCGTACCGAACAGGTGGTGGCACCGCTGCTCGACGCACTCGCCGAGGACTGCGGCGTACGGGAGCTGCTCACCGCGCTGGTGACGGCCGAGGCGAGCCTGCTCACCGACGACCGGGGCCGGCGCTGTCTGCGGGTCTCGGCCCAGCTGAGCCACGAGACCGGCCTGCGGACCGGCCGCCTGCACCCCGCCCTGGACGGCACGGCCTACGGCCGGCTGATCGGCCGGATCGGGGACCGCCTGGACGCGCTGGCGGAGCCGGTCCGCCTGGAGCGGCTCGATCTGGCACTCACCCTGATCGGCGCGGCGCTGGCCGACCGCGCCCGCCAGGGACTCGACGGCACCGAGCCGCTGACCGGCCAGGAGCTCTTCCTCGCCGATCTCGTCGGGACCACCACCGCGTTCCTGCACGCCCCCGCGCCGCACGGCGCGTGA
- a CDS encoding DMT family transporter: MSVLVLVLAVSAACCLGFGFVLQQAAASHAPRSDYLSPRLLLDLMRVRSWLAGIGLMVCGMVLGALALGKGEVSVVEPLLATNLLFAMTLSRHRTGQRLGRQGWAGLWLLACGVAAFLLAGEPKGGTAVSSPLRHWLVIGVVAGIALALTMYAARSRSVAAPALLAVAAGLLYGLQDALTRVSGQLIGDDGWAALVMSWQPYAVLVLGVTGLLLVQSAFETGPLRMSLPALTAAQPLAGIACGIGFLGDQVRTDTGALAWQAAGLAAIVVGIVLLGLHPAMPEGPVGGRRAKTLEPR, from the coding sequence GTGTCGGTGCTGGTTCTCGTACTCGCCGTGAGCGCGGCCTGCTGTCTGGGCTTCGGCTTCGTGCTGCAGCAGGCCGCCGCCAGCCACGCCCCCAGGAGCGACTACCTGTCGCCCCGGCTGCTGCTGGACCTGATGCGGGTCCGGAGCTGGCTGGCCGGTATCGGTCTGATGGTCTGCGGGATGGTGCTGGGCGCGCTGGCCCTGGGCAAGGGCGAGGTCTCCGTCGTCGAGCCGCTGCTGGCCACCAATCTGCTCTTCGCGATGACCCTGTCGCGCCACCGCACCGGCCAGCGCCTCGGCCGGCAGGGCTGGGCCGGGCTCTGGCTGCTGGCGTGCGGGGTCGCGGCGTTCCTGCTGGCCGGCGAGCCGAAGGGCGGCACGGCGGTGTCGAGCCCGCTGCGGCACTGGCTGGTCATCGGCGTGGTGGCGGGCATCGCCCTGGCGCTCACCATGTACGCGGCGCGCTCGCGGTCGGTGGCGGCCCCGGCGCTCCTCGCGGTGGCGGCCGGACTGCTCTACGGGCTGCAGGACGCGCTGACCCGGGTCAGCGGTCAGCTCATCGGGGACGACGGCTGGGCGGCCCTGGTGATGAGCTGGCAGCCCTACGCGGTGCTGGTGCTGGGGGTGACGGGGCTGCTCCTGGTGCAGAGCGCGTTCGAGACCGGTCCGCTGCGGATGTCGCTGCCCGCGCTGACCGCGGCCCAGCCGCTGGCCGGGATCGCCTGCGGGATCGGGTTCCTCGGCGACCAGGTGCGCACCGATACCGGCGCGCTGGCCTGGCAGGCGGCCGGGCTCGCGGCGATCGTGGTCGGGATCGTGCTGCTGGGGCTGCATCCGGCGATGCCGGAGGGGCCGGTGGGCGGGCGGCGCGCCAAGACCCTCGAACCGCGCTGA
- a CDS encoding FAD-binding dehydrogenase, with translation MAYDADVIVIGAGLAGLVATAELAEAGRSVILLDQEPEQSLGGQAHWSFGGLFLVDSPEQRRMRIKDSHELALQDWLGTAGFDRKEDHWPRKWAEAYVDFAAGEKRSWLHAQGMRFFPVVGWAERGGYDANGHGNSVPRFHITWGTGPGVVAPFERRVREGVAKGLVTFRFRHRVTGLGRTGGAVDTVSGEILEPSGAARGTASSRETAGSFELRAQAVIVTSGGIGGNHDLVRKQWPERLGTPPAKMLSGVPAHVDGLMVGITEDAGAHHINRDRMWHYTEGIENWNPIWARHGIRILPGPSSLWLDARGKRLPVPLFPGFDTLGTLEHIMRTGHDYTWFVLDQKIIGKEFALSGSEQNPDLTGKSVRGVIGRARADVPGPVKAFMDNGADFVVEKDLGALVRGMNALTGEGLIDEDDLRREITARDREIANPFTKDLQITAIRGARTYLGDKLIRTATPHRILDPKAGPLIAVRLNILTRKSLGGLETDLSSRVLTADGSPLSGVYAAGEAAGFGGGGVHGYRSLEGTFLGGCIFSGRAAGRAAAQAVG, from the coding sequence ATGGCGTACGACGCTGATGTGATCGTGATCGGGGCGGGACTCGCCGGGCTCGTCGCCACCGCCGAGCTGGCCGAGGCGGGCCGCTCGGTGATCCTGCTCGACCAGGAACCCGAGCAGTCGCTCGGCGGCCAGGCGCACTGGTCCTTCGGCGGCCTCTTCCTGGTCGACTCACCCGAACAGCGCCGGATGCGGATCAAGGACAGCCACGAGCTGGCCCTCCAGGACTGGCTCGGCACGGCGGGCTTCGACCGCAAGGAGGACCACTGGCCGCGCAAGTGGGCCGAGGCGTACGTCGACTTCGCCGCCGGTGAGAAGCGCTCCTGGCTGCACGCGCAGGGCATGCGCTTCTTCCCCGTCGTCGGCTGGGCCGAGCGCGGCGGGTACGACGCGAACGGCCACGGCAACTCCGTCCCCCGCTTCCACATCACCTGGGGCACCGGCCCCGGCGTCGTCGCCCCGTTCGAGCGCCGGGTCCGCGAGGGCGTCGCCAAGGGCCTCGTCACCTTCCGCTTCCGCCACCGGGTCACCGGTCTGGGCCGCACCGGGGGCGCCGTCGACACCGTCAGCGGCGAGATCCTGGAGCCGAGCGGCGCGGCCCGGGGCACCGCGAGCAGCCGGGAGACTGCGGGCAGCTTCGAACTGCGGGCCCAGGCGGTGATCGTCACCTCCGGCGGCATCGGCGGCAACCACGATCTGGTGCGCAAGCAGTGGCCCGAGCGGCTCGGCACCCCGCCCGCCAAGATGCTCTCCGGCGTCCCCGCCCATGTGGACGGCCTGATGGTCGGCATCACCGAGGACGCGGGCGCCCACCACATCAACCGCGACCGGATGTGGCACTACACCGAGGGCATCGAGAACTGGAACCCGATCTGGGCCAGGCACGGCATCCGCATCCTGCCCGGCCCGTCCTCGCTCTGGCTGGACGCCCGGGGCAAGCGGCTGCCCGTCCCGCTCTTCCCGGGCTTCGACACCCTCGGCACCCTCGAACACATCATGCGCACCGGCCACGACTACACCTGGTTCGTGCTGGACCAGAAGATCATCGGCAAGGAGTTCGCGCTCTCCGGCTCCGAGCAGAACCCCGACCTGACCGGCAAGTCCGTCCGAGGCGTGATCGGCCGGGCGCGCGCCGACGTGCCCGGCCCGGTGAAGGCGTTCATGGACAACGGGGCGGACTTCGTCGTCGAGAAGGACCTCGGCGCCCTGGTCCGAGGCATGAACGCCCTCACCGGCGAGGGGCTCATCGACGAGGACGACCTGCGGCGCGAGATCACCGCCCGCGACCGCGAGATCGCCAACCCCTTCACCAAGGACCTCCAGATCACCGCGATCCGGGGCGCCCGCACCTACCTGGGCGACAAGCTGATCCGGACGGCCACGCCGCACCGCATCCTCGACCCCAAGGCCGGGCCGCTGATCGCCGTACGGCTGAACATCCTGACCCGCAAGTCGCTCGGCGGCCTGGAGACGGACCTGTCCTCCCGGGTCCTCACCGCCGACGGCTCCCCGCTGTCCGGGGTCTACGCGGCCGGTGAGGCGGCCGGCTTCGGCGGCGGCGGGGTGCACGGCTACCGCTCGCTGGAGGGCACCTTCCTCGGCGGCTGCATCTTCTCCGGCCGGGCGGCGGGCCGGGCCGCGGCGCAGGCGGTCGGCTGA
- a CDS encoding aromatic acid exporter family protein, which produces MPGVAEPVINLVRRTTEPVAAQTLRSTGAAVIAYAVATATLTEPAPLTAPLTALLVVQVTLYATVNMSVKRVVAVIVGVLIASGFSALVGISWWSLGLTIFTALIIGRLVRVDEFVPEVAISAMLVLGVTSQTARSTMAWERVYETLIGAGVGLLFNLLFAPPVWVQTAGTSIDGLAREMGQMFRDLGSDLARPVTVPEAADRLHRARRLDHDIVEVDASLRQAEESLMYNPRVRQGLLHRVVLRTGLDTLEICAVVVRVLSRTLTDLAKDRGDEPLFPAEVAVHITELFEQMAGAIESFSVLITTSMAASGEEAEDRLADALTTSRMTRDLVADMLLAAVQEHPRKWQLHGALLAEVDRILDELDIEKRAERLGQELDRRSAELHERHPRLLTVRRRLGLVKGASRENGEKGAEAEAR; this is translated from the coding sequence ATGCCAGGAGTAGCCGAACCCGTCATCAACCTCGTCCGGCGCACGACCGAGCCCGTGGCCGCGCAGACCCTGCGCTCCACGGGCGCCGCGGTGATCGCCTATGCCGTGGCGACCGCGACGCTGACCGAACCCGCACCGCTGACCGCACCGCTGACCGCGCTGCTCGTCGTCCAGGTCACCCTCTACGCCACCGTCAACATGTCGGTCAAGCGTGTGGTGGCCGTCATCGTCGGCGTCCTCATCGCGAGCGGCTTCAGCGCCCTGGTCGGCATTTCCTGGTGGAGCCTGGGGCTGACCATCTTCACGGCGCTGATCATCGGCAGACTGGTCCGCGTGGACGAGTTCGTCCCCGAGGTGGCGATCAGCGCCATGCTCGTCCTCGGTGTCACCTCGCAAACCGCGCGGTCCACCATGGCGTGGGAGCGCGTGTACGAGACACTGATCGGCGCCGGTGTGGGGCTGCTGTTCAACCTGCTGTTCGCGCCGCCCGTCTGGGTGCAGACCGCGGGCACGTCCATTGACGGACTGGCCCGCGAGATGGGGCAGATGTTCCGCGACCTGGGCAGCGACCTCGCCCGTCCGGTCACCGTCCCGGAGGCGGCCGACCGGCTGCACCGGGCCCGCCGTCTCGACCACGACATCGTCGAGGTGGACGCCTCCCTGCGGCAGGCCGAGGAAAGCCTCATGTACAACCCGAGGGTGCGGCAGGGGCTGCTTCACCGCGTGGTGCTGCGCACCGGTCTGGACACGCTGGAGATCTGCGCGGTCGTCGTGCGGGTGCTGTCCAGGACGCTGACCGACCTGGCCAAGGACCGGGGCGACGAACCGCTGTTCCCCGCTGAGGTTGCCGTCCACATCACGGAACTGTTCGAACAGATGGCGGGGGCCATCGAAAGCTTCTCGGTGCTCATCACCACCTCGATGGCCGCCAGCGGGGAGGAGGCGGAGGACCGGCTCGCCGACGCGCTCACCACCAGCCGGATGACCCGCGACCTGGTGGCGGACATGCTGCTGGCCGCCGTCCAGGAACATCCGAGGAAGTGGCAGTTGCACGGGGCCCTGCTCGCCGAGGTGGACCGGATCCTGGACGAGCTGGACATCGAGAAGCGGGCCGAGCGCCTGGGCCAGGAACTCGACCGCCGCTCCGCCGAGCTGCACGAGCGCCACCCCCGGCTTCTCACGGTCCGGCGCCGGCTGGGCCTCGTGAAGGGAGCGAGCCGGGAGAACGGGGA